A portion of the Bombus terrestris chromosome 3, iyBomTerr1.2, whole genome shotgun sequence genome contains these proteins:
- the LOC100650918 gene encoding mpv17-like protein isoform X3 — translation MLTTAKMRLIFIKIREVSKKYPIVRGMVSYAVIWPTGSLIQQKLTGHDELNYMQALRFSLYGGFFVAPTLYCWMRCSSYFWPKSDLKSAITKALIEQVTYSPTAMCCFFFGMNLLEMKPVAECIEEVKHKFWPTYKVKYVGVCVWPILQTINFFFVPEHNRVIYVSFCSLIWTSFLAYMKALEAKKLQDLKSDNNLKHKSKKSINVDQKEDKSERLSIIR, via the exons Atgt TGACTACTGCAAAAATGcgtcttatttttataaaaatccgCGAGGTATCGAAAAAATATCCGATTGTAAGAGGAATGGTTTCTTATGCTGTCATATGGCCGACTGGAAGtttaatacaacaaaaattaaCAGGACACGACGAATTAAATTATATGCAAGCATTAAGATTTAGTTTATACGGTGGATTTTTTGTAGCACCAACACTATATTGTTGGATGCGGTGCTCTTCATACTTTTGGCCAAAGTCAGACCTGAAGTCTGCAATTACcaaa gcTTTAATAGAACAAGTCACATATAGTCCTACTGCAATGTGTTGCTTCTTTTTTGGTATGAACTTACTTGAAATGAAACCAGTGGCTGAATGTATTGAAGAAGTCAAACATAAATTTTGGCCTACTTACAaagtaaaatat GTCGGTGTTTGTGTGTGGCCCATTTTACAAACAatcaactttttttttgtccCAGAACATAATCGTGTAATTTATGTAAGTTTTTGTAGTTTAATCTGGACATCTTTCCTTGCATATATGAAAGCTTTGGAAGCAAAGAAATTACAGGATTTAAAAAGTGACAATAATTTAAAAcacaaaagtaaaaaaagtatCAATGTTGatcaaaaagaagataaaagtgAAAGGTTATCCATTATACGATAA
- the LOC100650918 gene encoding peroxisomal membrane protein 2 isoform X6: protein MLTQIHILDNSSFSFLFNCSVTTAKMRLIFIKIREVSKKYPIVRGMVSYAVIWPTGSLIQQKLTGHDELNYMQALRFSLYGGFFVAPTLYCWMRCSSYFWPKSDLKSAITKALIEQVTYSPTAMCCFFFGMNLLEMKPVAECIEEVKHKFWPTYKVKYVHMSVFVCGPFYKQSTFFLSQNIIV, encoded by the exons ATGCTAACACAAATACATATTCTAGACAACAGTAGCTTcagttttttatttaattgttcAG TGACTACTGCAAAAATGcgtcttatttttataaaaatccgCGAGGTATCGAAAAAATATCCGATTGTAAGAGGAATGGTTTCTTATGCTGTCATATGGCCGACTGGAAGtttaatacaacaaaaattaaCAGGACACGACGAATTAAATTATATGCAAGCATTAAGATTTAGTTTATACGGTGGATTTTTTGTAGCACCAACACTATATTGTTGGATGCGGTGCTCTTCATACTTTTGGCCAAAGTCAGACCTGAAGTCTGCAATTACcaaa gcTTTAATAGAACAAGTCACATATAGTCCTACTGCAATGTGTTGCTTCTTTTTTGGTATGAACTTACTTGAAATGAAACCAGTGGCTGAATGTATTGAAGAAGTCAAACATAAATTTTGGCCTACTTACAaagtaaaatatgtacatat GTCGGTGTTTGTGTGTGGCCCATTTTACAAACAatcaactttttttttgtccCAGAACATAATCGTGTAA
- the LOC100650918 gene encoding mpv17-like protein isoform X5, translating to MRLIFIKIREVSKKYPIVRGMVSYAVIWPTGSLIQQKLTGHDELNYMQALRFSLYGGFFVAPTLYCWMRCSSYFWPKSDLKSAITKALIEQVTYSPTAMCCFFFGMNLLEMKPVAECIEEVKHKFWPTYKVKYVGVCVWPILQTINFFFVPEHNRVIYVSFCSLIWTSFLAYMKALEAKKLQDLKSDNNLKHKSKKSINVDQKEDKSERLSIIR from the exons ATGcgtcttatttttataaaaatccgCGAGGTATCGAAAAAATATCCGATTGTAAGAGGAATGGTTTCTTATGCTGTCATATGGCCGACTGGAAGtttaatacaacaaaaattaaCAGGACACGACGAATTAAATTATATGCAAGCATTAAGATTTAGTTTATACGGTGGATTTTTTGTAGCACCAACACTATATTGTTGGATGCGGTGCTCTTCATACTTTTGGCCAAAGTCAGACCTGAAGTCTGCAATTACcaaa gcTTTAATAGAACAAGTCACATATAGTCCTACTGCAATGTGTTGCTTCTTTTTTGGTATGAACTTACTTGAAATGAAACCAGTGGCTGAATGTATTGAAGAAGTCAAACATAAATTTTGGCCTACTTACAaagtaaaatat GTCGGTGTTTGTGTGTGGCCCATTTTACAAACAatcaactttttttttgtccCAGAACATAATCGTGTAATTTATGTAAGTTTTTGTAGTTTAATCTGGACATCTTTCCTTGCATATATGAAAGCTTTGGAAGCAAAGAAATTACAGGATTTAAAAAGTGACAATAATTTAAAAcacaaaagtaaaaaaagtatCAATGTTGatcaaaaagaagataaaagtgAAAGGTTATCCATTATACGATAA
- the LOC100650918 gene encoding mpv17-like protein isoform X1 → MLTQIHILDNSSFSFLFNCSVTTAKMRLIFIKIREVSKKYPIVRGMVSYAVIWPTGSLIQQKLTGHDELNYMQALRFSLYGGFFVAPTLYCWMRCSSYFWPKSDLKSAITKALIEQVTYSPTAMCCFFFGMNLLEMKPVAECIEEVKHKFWPTYKVKYVGVCVWPILQTINFFFVPEHNRVIYVSFCSLIWTSFLAYMKALEAKKLQDLKSDNNLKHKSKKSINVDQKEDKSERLSIIR, encoded by the exons ATGCTAACACAAATACATATTCTAGACAACAGTAGCTTcagttttttatttaattgttcAG TGACTACTGCAAAAATGcgtcttatttttataaaaatccgCGAGGTATCGAAAAAATATCCGATTGTAAGAGGAATGGTTTCTTATGCTGTCATATGGCCGACTGGAAGtttaatacaacaaaaattaaCAGGACACGACGAATTAAATTATATGCAAGCATTAAGATTTAGTTTATACGGTGGATTTTTTGTAGCACCAACACTATATTGTTGGATGCGGTGCTCTTCATACTTTTGGCCAAAGTCAGACCTGAAGTCTGCAATTACcaaa gcTTTAATAGAACAAGTCACATATAGTCCTACTGCAATGTGTTGCTTCTTTTTTGGTATGAACTTACTTGAAATGAAACCAGTGGCTGAATGTATTGAAGAAGTCAAACATAAATTTTGGCCTACTTACAaagtaaaatat GTCGGTGTTTGTGTGTGGCCCATTTTACAAACAatcaactttttttttgtccCAGAACATAATCGTGTAATTTATGTAAGTTTTTGTAGTTTAATCTGGACATCTTTCCTTGCATATATGAAAGCTTTGGAAGCAAAGAAATTACAGGATTTAAAAAGTGACAATAATTTAAAAcacaaaagtaaaaaaagtatCAATGTTGatcaaaaagaagataaaagtgAAAGGTTATCCATTATACGATAA
- the LOC100651398 gene encoding leucine-rich repeat-containing protein 28, whose protein sequence is MDSDSTEMVKEIKNKVILHWNCRDLVEFPEAIRVYGGHIQEIYLKWNKLTTLPPWIIELFNVTNLYIYGNLIKEVPPELCQMTQLTVLDLSANKLEQISPSIGNLVSLKSLLLNDNSINKLPFEMNQMHNLEILSISGNKFVALPEWIGSLPKLKELSADNNCLKELPNRLTLSPQLSIISVCSNRLRYLPLNGFVSSPCIRFDANIYLNYLSYPLLHQLTSQIQDSHIQSQRNILGYRCFTTHYENNTLYTNIKLKIKIDALHEKDTDLMIDLPRQLLKVHNIYENKVISLWELALRKVYTERYKHTLNISVSPISINVQYEPIAIKNYQKLDFNVSCNLLMNGPTSICVNFQCQQPIFTEAWIIVGVSHYTESITTVALCCCKRCAAEFSKHSNMTIRHTWHCIN, encoded by the exons ATGGACTCAGATTCTACAGAAAtggtgaaagaaataaaaaataaggtaatattacattggaattGCCGAGATCTTGTGGAATTTCCTGAAGCAATAAGGGTCTATGGGGGCCACATTcaagaaatatatttgaaatggaATAAACTTACTACCTTACCTCCATGGATTATAGAACTCTTTAATGTAActaatttatatatctatgGAAACTTAATCAAAGAAGTACCTCCAGAACTTTGTCAAATGACTCAATTAACAGTTCTTGATTTAAGTGCTAATAAATTAGAGCAAATATCTCCTTCTATAGGAAACTTAGTTAGCCTAAAATCTTTGTTATTAAATGATAATTCTATTAACAAATTACCATTTG AAATGAATCAAATGCATAACTTAGAAATTTTGTCTATTTCTGGAAATAAATTTGTTGCATTACCAGAATGGATTGGTTCTTTAcctaaattaaaagaattaagtGCTGATAACAATTGTTTGAAAGAACTTCCAAATAGATTGACTCTATCTCCACAACTATCAATAATTTCAGTATGCTCTAACAG GCTAAGATATTTACCATTAAATGGATTTGTATCATCCCCTTGCATTAGATTtgatgcaaatatatatttgaattatttgtcTTATCCACTTCTTCATCAGTTAACATCTCAAATTCAAGATTCACATATTCAAAGTCAAAGAAATATCTTGGGCTATag ATGTTTTACAACCCATTATGAGAACAatacattatatacaaatataaaattaaagataaaaatagatGCTTTACATGAAAAAGATACTGATCTCATGATTGATTTACCACGCCAGCTTTTGAAAGTTcataatatatatgaaaataaagttatttCTTTATGGGAGTTAGCTTTAAGAAAAGTTTATACTGAAAG ATATAAACATACACTTAATATTTCTGTATCACCTATAAGCATAAACGTTCAATATGAACCAattgcaataaaaaattatcagaAACTTGATTTTAATGTTTCATGTAATTTGCTAATGAATGGTCCAACTAGTATTTGTGTGAATTTTCAATGTCAACAACCAATATTTACAGAAGCTTGGATCATTGTTGGTGTTAGTCATTACACAGAGTCTATAACAACAGTTGCATTGTGTTGTTGTAAAAG ATGTGCAGCTGAATTTTCCAAACATTCCAATATGACCATCAGGCATACTTGGCattgtataaattaa
- the LOC105667179 gene encoding ubiquitin-associated protein 1 isoform X2, with protein MDGVHVKIAEAYKPPRKICLPAACNNKLPDVSKLTYDFNLERSVLEKMTEWRNVRQVNNKARHARLDEKRKKQKTEFSPPPPPPLPDTTKPINAPVPETTILTPQPLSPPANDLQDHVKANGLDYADFDNDTSSPFDNMELKTINEMEELAQVLQPTSQWIPPAKLESLLNDLSVNDKSKIHAQEKNDNVKNETIDQEQVNEEENVKHRSVSAIVQELQRDLKRPLMEDWKPWPNLESPDTSTHETLKQEEPMVTNQVAIMNLLLDLTEEDKKLARHLSDMGFPLSRAARAIRELGGQDNKKIVEYLLAVQALEEIGISGEDAEKALALTEYNQEKAKVYYENLCVLRDLGFSEEKASTALLKCNIDRDRALDFLIA; from the exons ATGGATGGAGTACATGTTAAAATTGCAGAGGCCTATAAACCTCcaagaaaaatatgtttaccAGCTGCATGTAATAATAAACTACCGGATGTATCCAAATTAACTTATGATTTCAATTTGGAACGATCAGTACTTGAGAAG ATGACGGAATGGCGTAATGTTAGGCAAGTAAATAACAAAGCGCGGCATGCACGATTAGatgagaaaaggaagaaacaaaaaactGAATTTTCAcctccaccaccacctccaTTGCCTGATACTACAAAGCCTATAAATGCACCTGTGCCTGAAACAACAATTCTTACTCCACAGCCTTTATCTCCACCTGCCAATGATCTTCAAGATCATGTGAAAGCAAATGGTCTTGACTATGCTGATTTTGATAATGATACAAGCAGTCCATTTGATAATATggaattaaaaacaattaatgAAATGGAAGAACTTGCTCag GTATTACAGCCTACATCTCAATGGATACCACCAGCAAAATTAGAGAGTTTATTGAATGATTTAAGTGTTAATGATAAGTCGAAAATTCATGCACAAGAAAAAAATGATAATGTCAAAAATGAAACGATTGACCAAGAACAAGTTAATGAAGAAGAGAATGTCAAACACCGTAGTGTATCTGCGATTGTACAAGAACTTCAAAGAGATTTAAAAAGACCACTCATGGAG gatTGGAAACCTTGGCCAAATTTAGAAAGTCCCGACACTAGCACTCATGAAACATTAAAGCAAGAAGAACCTATGGTAACAAATCAAGTTGctattatgaatttattattggATTTAACAGAGGAAGATAAAAAATTAGCTCGGCATTTGAGCGACATGGGATTTCCTTTATCAAGAGCTGCCCGTGCCATACGCGAATTAGGTGGtcaagataataaaaaaattgtagaaTATTTATTGGCTGTGCAAGCTTTAGAAGAAATCGGAATTTCCGGAGAAGATGCTGAAAAAGCTCTTGCTCTTACAGAATACAATCAAGAAAAAGCCAAAGTTTATTATGAAAATCTGTGTGTCTTACGAGATTTAGGTTTCTCTGAAGAAAAGGCATCTACTGCACTTTTAAAATGTAATATCGACCGCGATAGAGCTTTAGATTTCCTAATAGcgtaa
- the LOC100650918 gene encoding mpv17-like protein isoform X4 — MLTTAKMRLIFIKIREVSKKYPIVRGMVSYAVIWPTGSLIQQKLTGHDELNYMQALRFSLYGGFFVAPTLYCWMRCSSYFWPKSDLKSAITKALIEQVTYSPTAMCCFFFGMNLLEMKPVAECIEEVKHKFWPTYKVGVCVWPILQTINFFFVPEHNRVIYVSFCSLIWTSFLAYMKALEAKKLQDLKSDNNLKHKSKKSINVDQKEDKSERLSIIR, encoded by the exons Atgt TGACTACTGCAAAAATGcgtcttatttttataaaaatccgCGAGGTATCGAAAAAATATCCGATTGTAAGAGGAATGGTTTCTTATGCTGTCATATGGCCGACTGGAAGtttaatacaacaaaaattaaCAGGACACGACGAATTAAATTATATGCAAGCATTAAGATTTAGTTTATACGGTGGATTTTTTGTAGCACCAACACTATATTGTTGGATGCGGTGCTCTTCATACTTTTGGCCAAAGTCAGACCTGAAGTCTGCAATTACcaaa gcTTTAATAGAACAAGTCACATATAGTCCTACTGCAATGTGTTGCTTCTTTTTTGGTATGAACTTACTTGAAATGAAACCAGTGGCTGAATGTATTGAAGAAGTCAAACATAAATTTTGGCCTACTTACAaa GTCGGTGTTTGTGTGTGGCCCATTTTACAAACAatcaactttttttttgtccCAGAACATAATCGTGTAATTTATGTAAGTTTTTGTAGTTTAATCTGGACATCTTTCCTTGCATATATGAAAGCTTTGGAAGCAAAGAAATTACAGGATTTAAAAAGTGACAATAATTTAAAAcacaaaagtaaaaaaagtatCAATGTTGatcaaaaagaagataaaagtgAAAGGTTATCCATTATACGATAA
- the LOC105667179 gene encoding uncharacterized protein LOC105667179 isoform X1, with protein sequence MARSSVSAQCDLIASYMDGVHVKIAEAYKPPRKICLPAACNNKLPDVSKLTYDFNLERSVLEKMTEWRNVRQVNNKARHARLDEKRKKQKTEFSPPPPPPLPDTTKPINAPVPETTILTPQPLSPPANDLQDHVKANGLDYADFDNDTSSPFDNMELKTINEMEELAQVLQPTSQWIPPAKLESLLNDLSVNDKSKIHAQEKNDNVKNETIDQEQVNEEENVKHRSVSAIVQELQRDLKRPLMEDWKPWPNLESPDTSTHETLKQEEPMVTNQVAIMNLLLDLTEEDKKLARHLSDMGFPLSRAARAIRELGGQDNKKIVEYLLAVQALEEIGISGEDAEKALALTEYNQEKAKVYYENLCVLRDLGFSEEKASTALLKCNIDRDRALDFLIA encoded by the exons ATGGCTCGTTCCTCAGTATCAGCACAATGTGACTTAATTGCATCATACATGGATGGAGTACATGTTAAAATTGCAGAGGCCTATAAACCTCcaagaaaaatatgtttaccAGCTGCATGTAATAATAAACTACCGGATGTATCCAAATTAACTTATGATTTCAATTTGGAACGATCAGTACTTGAGAAG ATGACGGAATGGCGTAATGTTAGGCAAGTAAATAACAAAGCGCGGCATGCACGATTAGatgagaaaaggaagaaacaaaaaactGAATTTTCAcctccaccaccacctccaTTGCCTGATACTACAAAGCCTATAAATGCACCTGTGCCTGAAACAACAATTCTTACTCCACAGCCTTTATCTCCACCTGCCAATGATCTTCAAGATCATGTGAAAGCAAATGGTCTTGACTATGCTGATTTTGATAATGATACAAGCAGTCCATTTGATAATATggaattaaaaacaattaatgAAATGGAAGAACTTGCTCag GTATTACAGCCTACATCTCAATGGATACCACCAGCAAAATTAGAGAGTTTATTGAATGATTTAAGTGTTAATGATAAGTCGAAAATTCATGCACAAGAAAAAAATGATAATGTCAAAAATGAAACGATTGACCAAGAACAAGTTAATGAAGAAGAGAATGTCAAACACCGTAGTGTATCTGCGATTGTACAAGAACTTCAAAGAGATTTAAAAAGACCACTCATGGAG gatTGGAAACCTTGGCCAAATTTAGAAAGTCCCGACACTAGCACTCATGAAACATTAAAGCAAGAAGAACCTATGGTAACAAATCAAGTTGctattatgaatttattattggATTTAACAGAGGAAGATAAAAAATTAGCTCGGCATTTGAGCGACATGGGATTTCCTTTATCAAGAGCTGCCCGTGCCATACGCGAATTAGGTGGtcaagataataaaaaaattgtagaaTATTTATTGGCTGTGCAAGCTTTAGAAGAAATCGGAATTTCCGGAGAAGATGCTGAAAAAGCTCTTGCTCTTACAGAATACAATCAAGAAAAAGCCAAAGTTTATTATGAAAATCTGTGTGTCTTACGAGATTTAGGTTTCTCTGAAGAAAAGGCATCTACTGCACTTTTAAAATGTAATATCGACCGCGATAGAGCTTTAGATTTCCTAATAGcgtaa
- the LOC100650918 gene encoding mpv17-like protein isoform X2 → MLTQIHILDNSSFSFLFNCSVTTAKMRLIFIKIREVSKKYPIVRGMVSYAVIWPTGSLIQQKLTGHDELNYMQALRFSLYGGFFVAPTLYCWMRCSSYFWPKSDLKSAITKALIEQVTYSPTAMCCFFFGMNLLEMKPVAECIEEVKHKFWPTYKVGVCVWPILQTINFFFVPEHNRVIYVSFCSLIWTSFLAYMKALEAKKLQDLKSDNNLKHKSKKSINVDQKEDKSERLSIIR, encoded by the exons ATGCTAACACAAATACATATTCTAGACAACAGTAGCTTcagttttttatttaattgttcAG TGACTACTGCAAAAATGcgtcttatttttataaaaatccgCGAGGTATCGAAAAAATATCCGATTGTAAGAGGAATGGTTTCTTATGCTGTCATATGGCCGACTGGAAGtttaatacaacaaaaattaaCAGGACACGACGAATTAAATTATATGCAAGCATTAAGATTTAGTTTATACGGTGGATTTTTTGTAGCACCAACACTATATTGTTGGATGCGGTGCTCTTCATACTTTTGGCCAAAGTCAGACCTGAAGTCTGCAATTACcaaa gcTTTAATAGAACAAGTCACATATAGTCCTACTGCAATGTGTTGCTTCTTTTTTGGTATGAACTTACTTGAAATGAAACCAGTGGCTGAATGTATTGAAGAAGTCAAACATAAATTTTGGCCTACTTACAaa GTCGGTGTTTGTGTGTGGCCCATTTTACAAACAatcaactttttttttgtccCAGAACATAATCGTGTAATTTATGTAAGTTTTTGTAGTTTAATCTGGACATCTTTCCTTGCATATATGAAAGCTTTGGAAGCAAAGAAATTACAGGATTTAAAAAGTGACAATAATTTAAAAcacaaaagtaaaaaaagtatCAATGTTGatcaaaaagaagataaaagtgAAAGGTTATCCATTATACGATAA
- the LOC100651033 gene encoding transcription factor E2F4 has protein sequence MADNQQSRFEKSLGLLTTRFVTLLQKAKDGVLDLKVAADILEVRQKRRIYDITNVLEGIGLIEKKSKNSIQWKGAGPGCNTQEVGEKLTDLKDEIKKLEDHEQLLDMHTQWIQQSIKNIENDLINRKYAYITYEDVKENFPDDFVLGIQAPPDTELSVPKYITQTSEDDEKLNYEMFLKSSSGEIKVYMIQPELAKTYDNKILEMRLQEEAKGTKRGKEEEEKKEEVNVKPKRRVGRPPKGTSKPDPVISDEDEEDDAELIEAKIVLRDVSTSDIAQKDLELFDQIYSDIYGPLVRLSPPPSEKDYHFNLSENEGICDLFDITAK, from the exons ATGGCAGACAATCAACAAAGTAGATTTGAAAAGTCTCTTGGTCTATTAACAACTCGTTTTGTCACTTTATTACAGAAAGCAAAAGATGGTGTTCTTGATTTAAAAGTA GCAGCTGATATCTTAGAAGTTCGACAAAAACGACGAATTTATGATATTACTAACGTTCTTGAAGGTATTGGACTCATTGAGAAGAAAAGCAAAAATAGCATTCAATGGAA AGGAGCAGGTCCAGGTTGTAATACTCAAGAAGTTGGTGAAAAATTAACCGATTtgaaagatgaaataaaaaaattagaagATCATGAACAATTATTAGATATGCATACTCAATGGATTCaacaaagtattaaaaatatagagaatgatttaattaataggaaatatgcatatattactTATGAGGATGTTAAAGAAAATTTTCCTGATGATTTTGTATTAGGAATTCAAGCTCCACCTGATACAGAATTAAGCGTACCAAAATATATAACACAG ACATCTGAAGATGATGAGAAACTAAATTATGAAATGTTTCTAAAAAGTAGTTCTGGAGAAATTAAGGTGTACATGATTCAACCAGAACTAGCTAAAacatatgataataaaatattagaaatgagACTACAAGAAGAAGCAAAAGGCacaaaaagagggaaagaggaagaagagaaaaaggaggaagttAATGTTAAACCAAAGAGAAGAGTTGGAAG GCCCCCAAAAGGAACTAGTAAACCTGACCCTGTTATATCTGACGAAGATGAAGAGGATGATGCAGAATTAATAGAAGCAAAGATAGTACTTCGGGATGTTAGCACTTCAG ATATTGCTCAAAAGGACTTAGAATTATTTGATCAAATTTATTCTGACA TTTATGGACCATTAGTAAGATTAAGTCCTCCACCCAGTGAAAAAGATTACCACTTTAATCTTAGTGAAAATGAAGGAATTTGTGACTTGTTTGATATTACAGCAAAATGA